One window from the genome of Oryctolagus cuniculus chromosome 1, mOryCun1.1, whole genome shotgun sequence encodes:
- the LOC138843017 gene encoding spermatogenesis-associated protein 31D4-like isoform X1 produces MEYVLSFLKSHSELWLSFSSIFIDSSLNYTLISGLRLIFLYLSYLVLKLFFTTIWKKKTTEKCRGRAKRRRKGGTFRGSRINQKEAEEGWKLLSVLKRPQSQHQDITSFRHLLCPDPHCTVCNRVAAKVSRLLSLGKLIDDTSSVHYMASSASVIKTSLTVTSGHSKTHPRGQKSASLHVPSPPPPSTVSLNHVASLPDLLSPDPPADSVPSEPIPPLASKLPVDPFPPQPVALCPPTLHQSQRSDHDLHPEIALSVMNSPDGLSTDIPTVSEIDHSMPESSWQQDEVKDAKDLSSSNVEQDSIKHELVDGQSSETSCTECASNFVEPTNCLLLSHDNLALLEKQVRKRGDFLIQKERENKMQPFLKQLSSDHQLNTSESSADRHESAVSPDHQLYISEPMVESDADKHDSAVSLYFGNSKGKPEELQMNQQYFWGLPSLHSESLCSIIRHSDDCLSTLVIFNGISKASTSQGSLGLSNFQPLILPEIQTQSSTKTVSQSQSQHATPAQSQSNLQSPIPMLPTSPDFQLRICGVCFHRPHNEAQCLMQSDLHQLEYNVLQKKQECLWGLPSVVKTSREYLCPPPPNVSLVSQSSKIHVPISIIPGDYPLSSELRKKFEYHLRKRLIQHRWGLPRRVNESLTLINPERDVPKIHASKSLHRLKWISLLKEQSSNNLRNSESSQLPISDETSSEEFQSDNQEKDHQRHSPKNGPSDHLLSDPEGYSDKSLGSDSEKDQGSHTVSLYGNDSRASGISINQKQLENALKEHLNKKSEEIKEGRLPETVHSSWHALKQTISFAEKSHSEKQIDGASSVRNFNLNTSQEIYFLASGKLKMLEDHISSFYIRMKYGLPTRVLESIQIFSKREDSSSSLGHSCCSSQDRLSSGMHSKVMVSRSLGRSSTALCRDKLKMRKSAPNLDHLLPAESPVGKGGQGDLRPLSPKGKQELYGRQSCPCITDKKIKKETGPDNRHSPVLVSTSHDGTGPEPKDKRVSSSNKEGLQAPKVKTSEYFPRFNKSREIFKAKELLALRSKSANALTTSKSGDSAAVDEKTKKEKTTLATEIPSPTSVSQDPKLSDFRKHLLSELKSKLENRDHSPVQGQFTDTADASDNLISKTLLTSAQGVCNGNMAGSQVMHAHLDNTPVSMEQHQEPWVPKHILQNCWDKNVPPNSKRLHHLRPKTGELGEGDAGLGTPQPSRKSCPGQDRALKKMLGSISSPTSSLKDQPPPENLFQKQIKKCLQWICLSSTNKGQESFLGKGTSPPSSVQSQSKVNSRAASTGNTKTLQVKTHIGKVLDVKPGSSHGVTITCPQESRFSPTKPVKTLKAQLQAQADTVQGHPFNYKASSCNVKSTKACSQKAPLADQNYPLKNVLTTDRVRRSQKVVAFKDQPLSQRHLASMPNKEFLPHPNHTCRRLASQVSQTTPTFSEGTVLGDLSLLFKHKMLLQHFQGGRFPPPK; encoded by the exons ATGGAGTACGTCCTCTCATTTCTGAAGAGCCATTCTGAGCTGTGGCTGAGCTTCAGCTCGATTTTTATTGATAGCAGCCTCAACTACACTCTTATTAGTGGGTTGCGGTTGATCTTTTTGTACCTGAGCTACCTGGTATTAAAGCTATTTTTCACAACCATCTGGAAAAAGAAGACCACCGAAAAG TGTCGGGGTAGAGCCAAGAGGCGGCGGAAAGGTGGAACATTTAGAG GTTCAAGGATTAaccagaaagaagcagaggagggatGGAAGCttctttctgttttgaaaag ACCCCAGAGCCAACATCAAGATATCACCAGTTTCCGTCACCTGCTGTGTCCAGACCCTCACTGTACGGTGTGTAACAGAGTGGCTGCCAAAGTCAGTCGACTGCTGTCGCTGGGGAAACTGATAGATGATACTTCCTCTGTGCATTATATGGCTTCCTCAGCTTCTGTGATTAAGACCTCATTGACTGTGACATCTGGCCACTCAAAAACTCATCCAAGAGGCCAAAAGTCAGCCTCTTTGCATGTGCCATCTCCACCTCCCCCTTCTACTGTCTCACTTAACCATGTTGCTTCTTTACCTGATTTACTGTCCCCCGACCCACCAGCTGACTCAGTACCATCAGAGCCTATTCCTCCCTTGGCTTCAAAACTCCCAGTGGACCCTTTCCCACCCCAACCTGTTGCTCTTTGCCCTCCCACACTACATCAATCTCAGAGATCAGATCATGATCTGCATCCAGAGATTGCTCTGTCTGTAATGAATAGCCCTGATGGGTTGTCAACTGATATTCCAACAGTCAGTGAAATTGACCATTCAATGCCAGAATCATCCTGGCAGCAGGACGAGGTCAAGGATGCCAAAGACTTGTCCTCTTCCAATGTAGAACAAGATAGTATCAAGCATGAGCTTGTTGATGGCCAATCTTCTGAGACCTCTTGCACAGAATGTGCATCCAACTTTGTAGAACCCACTAACTGCTTGTTACTCAGCCATGACAATCTGGCACTCTTGGAGAAACAAGTAAGAAAGAGGGGTGACTTCCTGAtccagaaagaaagggaaaataaaatgcaaccaTTTCTAAAACAACTTAGTTCAGACCACCAACTGAATACTTCAGAGTCAAGTGCTGATAGACATGAGTCAGCAGTCAGTCCAGACCACCAACTGTATATATCAGAGCCAATGGTAGAGTCAGATGCTGATAAGCATGACTCAGCAGTCTCTCTTTATTTTGGAAACAGCAAAGGCAAACCAGAGGAGCTGCAGATGAACCAGCAATACTTTTGGGGTCTTCCGTCTTTGCACAGTGAGTCCTTGTGCTCAATTATCCGTCATTCAGATGACTGTCTCTCTACTTTGGTCATCTTTAATGGAATCTCCAAAGCTTCCACATCTCAAGGATCTTTAGGACTTTCCAATTTCCAACCTCTGATCTTGCCTGAGATCCAAACTCAATCCTCAACTAAAACTGTCTCCCAATCACAGTCACAACATGCTACTCCTGCACAGTCTCAGTCCAACCTTCAATCTCCAATCCCAATGTTACCAACATCTCCCGATTTCCAGCTTAGGATCTGTGGAGTGTGCTTCCATAGACCCCATAATGAGGCACAGTGTCTCATGCAATCTGACCTTCATCAGCTAGAATACAATGTGCTACAGAAAAAACAGGAATGTTTGTGGGGTTTACCCTCTGTGGTCAAAACATCTCGGGAATACCTTTGTCCTCCCCCTCCCAATGTTTCATTGGTGAGCCAGTCCTCCAAAATCCATGTTCCAATCTCCATCATTCCTGGAGATTACCCTCTGAGCAGTGAGCTTCGTAAGAAATTTGAGTACCACCTTAGAAAGAGACTCATTCAACACCGATGGGGCCTACCCCGCAGGGTCAATGAGTCTCTGACACTGATTAATCCTGAGAGAGATGTTCCTAAAATACATGCATCAAAGAGTCTTCACAGACTCAAATGGATATCTTTGTTGAAGGAACAGAGTAGCAACAATTTAAGGAATTCTGAATCGAGCCAACTTCCAATCTCCGATGAGACAAGCTCAGAAGAGTTTCAGTCAGATAACCAAGAGAAGGACCATCAGAGACACAGCCCAAAGAATGGCCCTAGTGATCATCTATTGAGTGACCCAGAAGGATACTCAGATAAGAGTTTAGGGTCTGACTCTGAGAAAGATCAAGGAAGTCATACAGTGAGTCTGTATGGCAATGATTCAAGGGCCTCAGGGATAAGTATAAATCAGAAACAACTAGAAAATGCACTCAAagaacatttaaataagaaaagtgaagaaataaaagagggTAGACTTCCTGAGACTGTTCATAGTTCATGGCATGCCCTTAAGCAGACAATATCTTTTGCTGAGAAATCTCACAGTGAAAAACAGATAGATGGGGCATCATCTGTGAGAAACTTTAACTTGAACACTTCCCAGGAGATTTATTTCTTGGCTTCTGGCAAACTAAAGATGCTGGAAGACCATATAAGCAGTTTCTACATAAGGATGAAGTATGGCCTTCCCACCAGGGTCCTTGAATCCATACAGATCTTCAGCAAGAGAGAGGACTCATCTTCTTCCTTAGGCCATTCTTGTTGTTCCTCCCAAGATCGCCTTAGTTCTGGGATGCATTCCAAAGTTATGGTATCCAGGTCACTCGGTAGGAGCTCTACAGCTTTGTGTAGAGACAAATTGAAGATGAGAAAGTCAGCACCCAATCTGGATCATCTCCTTCCTGCTGAATCACCTGTTGGGAAGGGAGGACAGGGGGACCTGAGACCACTGTCCCCAAAGGGAAAACAGGAGCTTTATGGCAGACAGAGTTGTCCGTGCATCAcagacaaaaaaattaagaaagagacTGGACCAGACAATAGACACAGCCCAGTGCTGGTGTCCACAAGTCATGATGGGACTGGACCTGAGCCAAAGGATAAGAGAGTGAGTTCCAGCAACAAAGAAGGGCTTCAGGCTCCCAAAGTAAAGACTTCAGAATACTTCCCAAGGTTTAACAAGTCTAGAGAGATATTTAAGGCAAAGGAGCTCCTTGCTCTTCGATCAAAATCTGCCAATGCTTTGACAACCAGCAAGTCAGGGGACTCTGCAGCAGtagatgagaaaacaaagaaagaaaaaactaccCTGGCTACTGAAATTCCCTCACCAACATCAGTTTCCCAGGATCCTAAACTATCAGACTTTAGAAAGCACTTGCTGAGTGAATTAAAGTCGAAATTGGAGAACAGGGATCATAGCCCTGTTCAAGGCCAGTTCACAGATACGGCTGATGCCTCAGATAACTTGATTTCCAAAACCTTGCTGACTAGTGCCCAGGGTGTCTGCAATGGGAACATGGCAGGTTCTCAGGTTATGCATGCACATTTGGACAACACACCAGTCAGCATGGAACAGCATCAGGAGCCCTGGGTCCCTAAGCATATCTTGCAGAACTGCTGGGATAAGAATGTCCCTCCAAATTCAAAGAGACTGCATCATTTGCGACCAAAAACAGGAGAGCTTGGTGAAGGGGATGCAGGGTTGGGGACACCACAACCCAGTAGGAAGAGCTGCCCTGGTCAAGACAGGGCATTAAAGAAGATGCTTGGAAGCATATCTTCCCCGACCTCGTCACTGAAGGATCAGCCTCCTCCTGAAAATCTGTTccaaaaacagataaaaaaatgtttgcaatggaTTTGTCTTAGCAGCACAAACAAAGGGCAAGAAAGTTTCCTTGGAAAGGGGACTTCCCCACCATCATCTGTGCAGAGCCAAAGCAAAGTTAATAGTAGAGCTGCCTCTACTGGCAACACCAAAACTCTGCAAGTGAAGACACACATTGGCAAGGTGTTAGATGTGAAACCAGGGAGTAGCCATGGTGTCACAATCACCTGCCCCCAAGAATCACGTTTCTCTCCGACAAAGCCTGTGAAAACTCTTAAGGCACAATTGCAGGCCCAGGCAGATACTGTCCAGGGACATCCTTTTAACTATAAAGCTTCTTCCTGTAATGTGAAAAGTACCAAGGCATGTAGCCAAAAAGCACCCTTGGCTGACCAAAATTACCCATTGAAGAATGTACTGACCACAGACAGGGTGAGACGGTCCCAGAAAGTCGTGGCATTCAAGGATCAGCCACTATCGCAGAGGCATCTGGCATCCATGCCCAACAAAGAGTTCCTGCCCCATCCAAACCATACCTGCAGGCGTCTAGCCAGCCAGGTGTCTCAAACCACACCTACATTTTCTGAAGGCACTGTATTGGGAGATCTGTCTCTACTCTTCAAACATAAAATGCTCCTGCAGCATTTCCAGGGAGGAAGATTTCCTCCTCCCAAATAG
- the LOC138843017 gene encoding spermatogenesis-associated protein 31D1-like isoform X2, which produces MEYVLSFLKSHSELWLSFSSIFIDSSLNYTLISGLRLIFLYLSYLVLKLFFTTIWKKKTTEKVQGLTRKKQRRPQSQHQDITSFRHLLCPDPHCTVCNRVAAKVSRLLSLGKLIDDTSSVHYMASSASVIKTSLTVTSGHSKTHPRGQKSASLHVPSPPPPSTVSLNHVASLPDLLSPDPPADSVPSEPIPPLASKLPVDPFPPQPVALCPPTLHQSQRSDHDLHPEIALSVMNSPDGLSTDIPTVSEIDHSMPESSWQQDEVKDAKDLSSSNVEQDSIKHELVDGQSSETSCTECASNFVEPTNCLLLSHDNLALLEKQVRKRGDFLIQKERENKMQPFLKQLSSDHQLNTSESSADRHESAVSPDHQLYISEPMVESDADKHDSAVSLYFGNSKGKPEELQMNQQYFWGLPSLHSESLCSIIRHSDDCLSTLVIFNGISKASTSQGSLGLSNFQPLILPEIQTQSSTKTVSQSQSQHATPAQSQSNLQSPIPMLPTSPDFQLRICGVCFHRPHNEAQCLMQSDLHQLEYNVLQKKQECLWGLPSVVKTSREYLCPPPPNVSLVSQSSKIHVPISIIPGDYPLSSELRKKFEYHLRKRLIQHRWGLPRRVNESLTLINPERDVPKIHASKSLHRLKWISLLKEQSSNNLRNSESSQLPISDETSSEEFQSDNQEKDHQRHSPKNGPSDHLLSDPEGYSDKSLGSDSEKDQGSHTVSLYGNDSRASGISINQKQLENALKEHLNKKSEEIKEGRLPETVHSSWHALKQTISFAEKSHSEKQIDGASSVRNFNLNTSQEIYFLASGKLKMLEDHISSFYIRMKYGLPTRVLESIQIFSKREDSSSSLGHSCCSSQDRLSSGMHSKVMVSRSLGRSSTALCRDKLKMRKSAPNLDHLLPAESPVGKGGQGDLRPLSPKGKQELYGRQSCPCITDKKIKKETGPDNRHSPVLVSTSHDGTGPEPKDKRVSSSNKEGLQAPKVKTSEYFPRFNKSREIFKAKELLALRSKSANALTTSKSGDSAAVDEKTKKEKTTLATEIPSPTSVSQDPKLSDFRKHLLSELKSKLENRDHSPVQGQFTDTADASDNLISKTLLTSAQGVCNGNMAGSQVMHAHLDNTPVSMEQHQEPWVPKHILQNCWDKNVPPNSKRLHHLRPKTGELGEGDAGLGTPQPSRKSCPGQDRALKKMLGSISSPTSSLKDQPPPENLFQKQIKKCLQWICLSSTNKGQESFLGKGTSPPSSVQSQSKVNSRAASTGNTKTLQVKTHIGKVLDVKPGSSHGVTITCPQESRFSPTKPVKTLKAQLQAQADTVQGHPFNYKASSCNVKSTKACSQKAPLADQNYPLKNVLTTDRVRRSQKVVAFKDQPLSQRHLASMPNKEFLPHPNHTCRRLASQVSQTTPTFSEGTVLGDLSLLFKHKMLLQHFQGGRFPPPK; this is translated from the exons ATGGAGTACGTCCTCTCATTTCTGAAGAGCCATTCTGAGCTGTGGCTGAGCTTCAGCTCGATTTTTATTGATAGCAGCCTCAACTACACTCTTATTAGTGGGTTGCGGTTGATCTTTTTGTACCTGAGCTACCTGGTATTAAAGCTATTTTTCACAACCATCTGGAAAAAGAAGACCACCGAAAAG GTTCAAGGATTAaccagaaagaagcagaggag ACCCCAGAGCCAACATCAAGATATCACCAGTTTCCGTCACCTGCTGTGTCCAGACCCTCACTGTACGGTGTGTAACAGAGTGGCTGCCAAAGTCAGTCGACTGCTGTCGCTGGGGAAACTGATAGATGATACTTCCTCTGTGCATTATATGGCTTCCTCAGCTTCTGTGATTAAGACCTCATTGACTGTGACATCTGGCCACTCAAAAACTCATCCAAGAGGCCAAAAGTCAGCCTCTTTGCATGTGCCATCTCCACCTCCCCCTTCTACTGTCTCACTTAACCATGTTGCTTCTTTACCTGATTTACTGTCCCCCGACCCACCAGCTGACTCAGTACCATCAGAGCCTATTCCTCCCTTGGCTTCAAAACTCCCAGTGGACCCTTTCCCACCCCAACCTGTTGCTCTTTGCCCTCCCACACTACATCAATCTCAGAGATCAGATCATGATCTGCATCCAGAGATTGCTCTGTCTGTAATGAATAGCCCTGATGGGTTGTCAACTGATATTCCAACAGTCAGTGAAATTGACCATTCAATGCCAGAATCATCCTGGCAGCAGGACGAGGTCAAGGATGCCAAAGACTTGTCCTCTTCCAATGTAGAACAAGATAGTATCAAGCATGAGCTTGTTGATGGCCAATCTTCTGAGACCTCTTGCACAGAATGTGCATCCAACTTTGTAGAACCCACTAACTGCTTGTTACTCAGCCATGACAATCTGGCACTCTTGGAGAAACAAGTAAGAAAGAGGGGTGACTTCCTGAtccagaaagaaagggaaaataaaatgcaaccaTTTCTAAAACAACTTAGTTCAGACCACCAACTGAATACTTCAGAGTCAAGTGCTGATAGACATGAGTCAGCAGTCAGTCCAGACCACCAACTGTATATATCAGAGCCAATGGTAGAGTCAGATGCTGATAAGCATGACTCAGCAGTCTCTCTTTATTTTGGAAACAGCAAAGGCAAACCAGAGGAGCTGCAGATGAACCAGCAATACTTTTGGGGTCTTCCGTCTTTGCACAGTGAGTCCTTGTGCTCAATTATCCGTCATTCAGATGACTGTCTCTCTACTTTGGTCATCTTTAATGGAATCTCCAAAGCTTCCACATCTCAAGGATCTTTAGGACTTTCCAATTTCCAACCTCTGATCTTGCCTGAGATCCAAACTCAATCCTCAACTAAAACTGTCTCCCAATCACAGTCACAACATGCTACTCCTGCACAGTCTCAGTCCAACCTTCAATCTCCAATCCCAATGTTACCAACATCTCCCGATTTCCAGCTTAGGATCTGTGGAGTGTGCTTCCATAGACCCCATAATGAGGCACAGTGTCTCATGCAATCTGACCTTCATCAGCTAGAATACAATGTGCTACAGAAAAAACAGGAATGTTTGTGGGGTTTACCCTCTGTGGTCAAAACATCTCGGGAATACCTTTGTCCTCCCCCTCCCAATGTTTCATTGGTGAGCCAGTCCTCCAAAATCCATGTTCCAATCTCCATCATTCCTGGAGATTACCCTCTGAGCAGTGAGCTTCGTAAGAAATTTGAGTACCACCTTAGAAAGAGACTCATTCAACACCGATGGGGCCTACCCCGCAGGGTCAATGAGTCTCTGACACTGATTAATCCTGAGAGAGATGTTCCTAAAATACATGCATCAAAGAGTCTTCACAGACTCAAATGGATATCTTTGTTGAAGGAACAGAGTAGCAACAATTTAAGGAATTCTGAATCGAGCCAACTTCCAATCTCCGATGAGACAAGCTCAGAAGAGTTTCAGTCAGATAACCAAGAGAAGGACCATCAGAGACACAGCCCAAAGAATGGCCCTAGTGATCATCTATTGAGTGACCCAGAAGGATACTCAGATAAGAGTTTAGGGTCTGACTCTGAGAAAGATCAAGGAAGTCATACAGTGAGTCTGTATGGCAATGATTCAAGGGCCTCAGGGATAAGTATAAATCAGAAACAACTAGAAAATGCACTCAAagaacatttaaataagaaaagtgaagaaataaaagagggTAGACTTCCTGAGACTGTTCATAGTTCATGGCATGCCCTTAAGCAGACAATATCTTTTGCTGAGAAATCTCACAGTGAAAAACAGATAGATGGGGCATCATCTGTGAGAAACTTTAACTTGAACACTTCCCAGGAGATTTATTTCTTGGCTTCTGGCAAACTAAAGATGCTGGAAGACCATATAAGCAGTTTCTACATAAGGATGAAGTATGGCCTTCCCACCAGGGTCCTTGAATCCATACAGATCTTCAGCAAGAGAGAGGACTCATCTTCTTCCTTAGGCCATTCTTGTTGTTCCTCCCAAGATCGCCTTAGTTCTGGGATGCATTCCAAAGTTATGGTATCCAGGTCACTCGGTAGGAGCTCTACAGCTTTGTGTAGAGACAAATTGAAGATGAGAAAGTCAGCACCCAATCTGGATCATCTCCTTCCTGCTGAATCACCTGTTGGGAAGGGAGGACAGGGGGACCTGAGACCACTGTCCCCAAAGGGAAAACAGGAGCTTTATGGCAGACAGAGTTGTCCGTGCATCAcagacaaaaaaattaagaaagagacTGGACCAGACAATAGACACAGCCCAGTGCTGGTGTCCACAAGTCATGATGGGACTGGACCTGAGCCAAAGGATAAGAGAGTGAGTTCCAGCAACAAAGAAGGGCTTCAGGCTCCCAAAGTAAAGACTTCAGAATACTTCCCAAGGTTTAACAAGTCTAGAGAGATATTTAAGGCAAAGGAGCTCCTTGCTCTTCGATCAAAATCTGCCAATGCTTTGACAACCAGCAAGTCAGGGGACTCTGCAGCAGtagatgagaaaacaaagaaagaaaaaactaccCTGGCTACTGAAATTCCCTCACCAACATCAGTTTCCCAGGATCCTAAACTATCAGACTTTAGAAAGCACTTGCTGAGTGAATTAAAGTCGAAATTGGAGAACAGGGATCATAGCCCTGTTCAAGGCCAGTTCACAGATACGGCTGATGCCTCAGATAACTTGATTTCCAAAACCTTGCTGACTAGTGCCCAGGGTGTCTGCAATGGGAACATGGCAGGTTCTCAGGTTATGCATGCACATTTGGACAACACACCAGTCAGCATGGAACAGCATCAGGAGCCCTGGGTCCCTAAGCATATCTTGCAGAACTGCTGGGATAAGAATGTCCCTCCAAATTCAAAGAGACTGCATCATTTGCGACCAAAAACAGGAGAGCTTGGTGAAGGGGATGCAGGGTTGGGGACACCACAACCCAGTAGGAAGAGCTGCCCTGGTCAAGACAGGGCATTAAAGAAGATGCTTGGAAGCATATCTTCCCCGACCTCGTCACTGAAGGATCAGCCTCCTCCTGAAAATCTGTTccaaaaacagataaaaaaatgtttgcaatggaTTTGTCTTAGCAGCACAAACAAAGGGCAAGAAAGTTTCCTTGGAAAGGGGACTTCCCCACCATCATCTGTGCAGAGCCAAAGCAAAGTTAATAGTAGAGCTGCCTCTACTGGCAACACCAAAACTCTGCAAGTGAAGACACACATTGGCAAGGTGTTAGATGTGAAACCAGGGAGTAGCCATGGTGTCACAATCACCTGCCCCCAAGAATCACGTTTCTCTCCGACAAAGCCTGTGAAAACTCTTAAGGCACAATTGCAGGCCCAGGCAGATACTGTCCAGGGACATCCTTTTAACTATAAAGCTTCTTCCTGTAATGTGAAAAGTACCAAGGCATGTAGCCAAAAAGCACCCTTGGCTGACCAAAATTACCCATTGAAGAATGTACTGACCACAGACAGGGTGAGACGGTCCCAGAAAGTCGTGGCATTCAAGGATCAGCCACTATCGCAGAGGCATCTGGCATCCATGCCCAACAAAGAGTTCCTGCCCCATCCAAACCATACCTGCAGGCGTCTAGCCAGCCAGGTGTCTCAAACCACACCTACATTTTCTGAAGGCACTGTATTGGGAGATCTGTCTCTACTCTTCAAACATAAAATGCTCCTGCAGCATTTCCAGGGAGGAAGATTTCCTCCTCCCAAATAG